In Lactococcus paracarnosus, a genomic segment contains:
- a CDS encoding ABC transporter permease encodes MFSIYFTALKSLAVKETNRYLRIWVQTLVPPVITTSLYFVIFGKMIGGRIGDMGGFSYMEFIVPGLIMMSAITSSYANVSSSFFSQKFQKNIEELLVAPVPTHIIIWGFVIGGLGRSILVGTLVTVISLFFVPLHVYSWFIVVITLLMTVILFSLAGLINGVFAQSYDDVSIVPTFVLQPLTYLGGVFYDISNLPPFWQAVSKINPIVYMISGFRYGFLGTTDVPIMVSTIILILFIIVLYAICYYLVDRGKGLRS; translated from the coding sequence ATGTTTAGTATCTACTTTACAGCACTAAAAAGCTTAGCAGTTAAGGAAACCAACCGTTACCTACGGATATGGGTTCAAACTTTAGTCCCACCTGTTATTACAACCTCTTTATATTTTGTTATTTTTGGAAAAATGATTGGTGGTCGTATTGGTGATATGGGCGGCTTCTCCTATATGGAATTTATTGTACCAGGTTTAATTATGATGTCCGCAATCACAAGTTCTTACGCAAATGTTTCTTCATCTTTTTTTTCTCAAAAATTCCAAAAAAATATTGAAGAGTTATTAGTTGCACCTGTGCCCACACATATTATTATTTGGGGATTTGTTATTGGTGGACTGGGGAGGAGTATCTTAGTTGGGACGTTGGTTACAGTCATTTCTCTATTTTTTGTTCCACTTCATGTTTATTCATGGTTTATTGTGGTGATTACATTGTTGATGACTGTCATTTTATTTTCATTAGCAGGTTTAATTAATGGTGTTTTTGCACAATCTTATGATGATGTTTCAATTGTACCAACATTTGTTTTACAGCCATTAACTTATTTAGGTGGTGTATTTTACGACATTTCAAATTTGCCGCCATTCTGGCAGGCAGTATCGAAAATTAATCCAATTGTTTATATGATTTCAGGATTTCGTTATGGATTTCTTGGAACGACAGATGTACCAATTATGGTTTCAACTATAATATTAATCCTTTTTATCATTGTTCTTTATGCAATCTGTTATTATTTAGTAGATAGAGGGAAGGGATTAAGAAGCTAG
- a CDS encoding DUF916 and DUF3324 domain-containing protein has protein sequence MLLKKKQMHLLILAFALLACLASARQVSASVMNFAVETHIPDNQVDKSKTYFDLKMAPDQNQTVTTTLKNTTDKAVTVEVTINSAKTNSNGVIEYGKNTIPTDASLKHPLDSLMTGPSSVTLSPNESKDVTFLIKMPSDAFDGKILGGLTFQQKTSEVTQDASKSGTSIQNEYAYAIAVVLRETDTPVFPNLKLLTVKPGQENYRNVIHATIQNDQAAILSDVKVDAKVYAKDGKTPIYTSVKNELQVAPNTSWVYPISLENTKMEPGTYTLRMKVSGTSDKKSKTWTFSKTFKIAEKEARELNKSAVDVKANTNTKSTNWLLIAVICLIILVVILIILFLLKNKREKQSVDNNSHD, from the coding sequence ATGTTGTTAAAAAAGAAACAAATGCATCTGCTTATCCTGGCTTTTGCCTTACTCGCTTGCCTTGCATCAGCTAGACAGGTTTCAGCCTCTGTCATGAATTTTGCAGTAGAAACACATATTCCTGACAACCAAGTAGATAAGTCAAAAACTTATTTTGATTTGAAGATGGCACCGGATCAAAACCAGACGGTGACAACGACTTTAAAAAATACGACCGATAAAGCAGTAACCGTAGAAGTTACGATTAACTCGGCCAAGACAAATAGTAATGGGGTGATCGAGTATGGCAAAAATACGATCCCAACTGATGCGTCGCTTAAGCATCCGCTAGATAGCTTAATGACGGGGCCATCAAGTGTTACTTTATCACCCAATGAGTCAAAAGATGTCACCTTTCTAATTAAGATGCCGAGTGACGCCTTTGATGGCAAGATTTTGGGCGGGTTGACCTTCCAGCAAAAAACAAGTGAAGTCACACAAGATGCAAGTAAATCCGGCACAAGTATTCAAAACGAATACGCCTATGCTATTGCGGTTGTCTTACGTGAAACAGACACACCTGTTTTTCCAAATTTAAAGCTGCTGACTGTCAAACCTGGTCAAGAAAATTATCGGAATGTGATCCATGCGACGATTCAAAACGATCAGGCAGCCATCTTGTCTGATGTCAAAGTCGATGCTAAAGTCTATGCAAAAGATGGAAAAACGCCAATCTACACGTCGGTTAAAAACGAGTTACAGGTAGCCCCTAATACATCATGGGTCTATCCGATTTCATTAGAGAATACTAAGATGGAGCCGGGAACCTATACTTTACGCATGAAAGTCTCAGGGACATCTGATAAGAAAAGCAAGACCTGGACCTTTAGCAAGACCTTTAAAATCGCTGAAAAAGAAGCGCGTGAGCTCAACAAATCAGCTGTCGATGTCAAGGCCAATACAAATACTAAGTCGACTAACTGGCTACTAATCGCCGTTATTTGCTTAATCATTTTGGTGGTCATCTTGATTATCCTGTTTTTATTAAAAAACAAGCGAGAAAAGCAATCAGTTGATAATAACAGCCACGATTAA
- a CDS encoding aldo/keto reductase: MALADTYTLNNGEKIPVVGFGTWQTPDGEVAEASVISAIEAGYRHIDTAAIYGNETSIGHGIAKSGIAREDLYVTTKLWNDNVTYEAAAAAIDESLSKLGLDYLDLYLIHWPNPSAIRETIGFEKRNADVWRAMEDAVRAGKIKSIGISNFREHHIEALLKTAEILPVANQLYINPSDQQEAVVAYNTAHSILTQAYSPLGRGELLAVPALVEIAEKHGKSTAQVILKWSLQKGFLPLPKSVTPSRIIENGNLFDFELSDQDITLIDGLHGAGSLTSNPDEVGH, encoded by the coding sequence ATGGCTTTAGCAGATACATATACCTTAAATAATGGTGAAAAAATTCCTGTTGTTGGGTTTGGCACTTGGCAAACGCCCGATGGTGAGGTGGCAGAAGCTTCCGTCATCTCGGCTATTGAAGCAGGTTACCGTCATATTGATACAGCGGCTATCTATGGCAATGAAACGTCGATTGGTCATGGGATTGCTAAATCTGGCATCGCGCGTGAAGACTTATATGTGACAACTAAGTTATGGAATGATAACGTTACCTATGAGGCGGCAGCAGCGGCGATAGATGAAAGTTTGTCAAAACTTGGTCTTGACTATCTAGATCTTTACTTGATTCATTGGCCAAATCCTTCGGCAATTCGTGAAACGATTGGGTTTGAAAAACGTAATGCTGACGTGTGGCGTGCCATGGAAGATGCGGTTCGTGCTGGTAAAATCAAATCAATCGGTATCTCTAACTTCCGTGAGCATCACATCGAAGCCTTGCTGAAAACAGCTGAGATATTACCAGTTGCCAATCAACTTTACATCAATCCAAGTGATCAACAAGAAGCCGTTGTTGCCTATAATACAGCACATAGTATCTTGACACAAGCCTACTCACCTTTAGGACGCGGTGAACTTTTGGCAGTGCCAGCCTTGGTTGAGATTGCTGAAAAACATGGCAAGTCGACTGCACAAGTGATCCTAAAATGGTCACTACAAAAAGGCTTTCTACCATTGCCTAAATCAGTGACACCATCACGGATTATTGAGAATGGCAATTTGTTTGATTTTGAGCTATCAGACCAAGACATTACCTTGATAGATGGCCTTCATGGGGCAGGTAGCTTGACAAGTAATCCTGACGAAGTCGGACATTAA
- a CDS encoding WxL domain-containing protein — MINKKLVALTGAATLGLALIPLTSIAADNVAGTLNSYAYVGFTVDNSPKKPLDPNDPVKPDGTQTAVTPDSMVPGKNNMEGTSGPLSIDFASSFNFGEKNILSSGQQRYFAKAQDYFVEKAQPRKQGPLFVQVTDVREGEAKGWKLQVKRTEFKTADAKSEPLKGEVLKGVELKISNGNVLDGQNAVSPAGLSPTATTGDVLISDTDANVMTAGAGQGHGSWLYRMGSKDKDKDTSGTSVTLTIPANTTLLAQAYTATLTWTLTDGTVQ, encoded by the coding sequence ATGATTAACAAAAAATTAGTAGCACTGACAGGCGCAGCAACTTTAGGCTTAGCCCTAATCCCACTTACTAGCATAGCAGCAGATAATGTTGCTGGTACCTTGAATTCATATGCATACGTAGGATTTACTGTAGACAACTCGCCTAAAAAACCACTAGATCCGAACGATCCTGTCAAACCTGATGGTACACAAACAGCAGTTACTCCAGATAGCATGGTCCCTGGTAAAAATAACATGGAAGGAACATCAGGACCACTAAGCATCGATTTCGCCTCATCATTTAATTTTGGCGAAAAAAATATTCTTTCATCAGGTCAACAAAGATATTTTGCAAAAGCACAAGATTATTTTGTTGAGAAAGCTCAACCAAGGAAACAAGGTCCGCTTTTTGTTCAGGTAACTGATGTACGTGAAGGGGAAGCAAAAGGCTGGAAACTTCAGGTGAAAAGAACGGAATTTAAAACAGCGGATGCTAAGTCGGAACCGCTAAAAGGTGAAGTACTCAAAGGTGTTGAGCTCAAAATTAGTAATGGTAATGTACTTGATGGGCAGAACGCTGTTAGTCCTGCTGGTTTATCGCCTACTGCTACCACTGGAGATGTTTTAATAAGTGATACTGATGCTAACGTTATGACTGCGGGCGCAGGTCAAGGTCATGGGTCTTGGTTATACCGCATGGGTTCGAAAGATAAAGATAAAGATACGTCAGGAACCAGTGTAACATTGACTATTCCGGCAAATACAACACTACTAGCACAGGCTTACACAGCGACACTAACGTGGACTTTAACTGACGGGACTGTTCAGTAA